Proteins encoded together in one Oxalobacteraceae sp. CFBP 8761 window:
- a CDS encoding NADH:flavin oxidoreductase/NADH oxidase, with translation MTMLFSPYSLGPLELSNRITIAPMCQYSAVDGLATDWHMIHLGSLALSGAALITLEATAVVPEGRISPNDLGLWSDAHAAALAPILAAMRRHSPIKIGIQLSHAGRKASTNVPWEGGTQIAPEAANGWQTEGPSAVPHTGGDAAPLALDAAGLERVRDSFVAAARRAHALGFDAIELHGAHGYLLHQFLSPLANHRTDAYGGSLENRMRYPLEVFAAVRAAVPSMTLGMRISATDWVDGGWDLEQSVRFAQELERIGCDFIHVSSGGVSPAQKIPVEPGYQIGFAERIKHDTGLPTIGVGLITEARHAEAILQAGQADVIALARAMLYDPRWPWHAAAELGAQVSAPPQYWRSQPHEFKTLFDTTQPGKG, from the coding sequence ATGACCATGCTGTTTTCACCGTACTCGCTCGGCCCCCTCGAGCTGTCCAACCGTATTACCATCGCCCCGATGTGCCAGTATTCGGCTGTCGATGGCCTGGCCACCGATTGGCACATGATCCATCTCGGCAGCCTGGCGCTGTCCGGCGCCGCGCTGATCACGTTAGAGGCCACGGCCGTCGTACCGGAAGGCCGCATCTCGCCGAATGACCTGGGCCTGTGGTCCGATGCGCATGCCGCCGCGCTCGCGCCGATTCTGGCAGCGATGCGTCGTCATTCGCCGATCAAGATCGGCATCCAGCTGAGTCATGCAGGCCGCAAGGCGTCGACGAACGTGCCGTGGGAAGGTGGCACGCAGATCGCCCCCGAAGCCGCCAATGGCTGGCAGACCGAAGGCCCGTCCGCCGTGCCGCATACCGGGGGCGACGCCGCGCCGCTGGCGCTCGATGCCGCCGGCCTGGAACGGGTGCGTGACAGCTTCGTTGCCGCTGCACGCCGCGCGCACGCGCTGGGTTTTGATGCGATCGAGCTGCACGGCGCCCACGGCTACCTGCTGCACCAGTTCCTCTCGCCGCTGGCCAACCACCGCACCGACGCATACGGCGGCTCGCTCGAGAACCGCATGCGCTATCCGCTGGAAGTCTTTGCGGCCGTGCGCGCTGCCGTGCCGTCGATGACGCTCGGGATGCGCATCTCGGCCACCGACTGGGTCGACGGCGGCTGGGACCTCGAACAGAGCGTGCGCTTTGCGCAGGAACTGGAGCGCATCGGGTGCGACTTCATCCACGTCTCGAGCGGTGGCGTGTCGCCTGCCCAGAAGATTCCGGTGGAGCCGGGCTACCAGATCGGCTTCGCTGAACGGATCAAGCATGACACGGGCCTGCCAACGATCGGCGTGGGCCTGATTACCGAGGCGCGCCATGCTGAAGCCATTTTGCAGGCGGGCCAGGCGGACGTCATCGCCCTGGCGCGCGCGATGCTGTATGACCCGCGCTGGCCATGGCACGCGGCGGCTGAACTGGGGGCGCAGGTGAGCGCGCCGCCGCAGTACTGGCGCTCGCAGCCGCACGAATTCAAGACGCTGTTCGACACCACGCAGCCTGGCAAGGGCTGA
- a CDS encoding NAD-glutamate dehydrogenase → MKDMPNDLRGQTLALINENGSANQSAGSAQVNALIAAWLESLDDEDLAGTAPQSLAPVLVDGFSQLAQRTGPGAQIATMGYSDGRGGKATALLILNDDRPYLVDSFVMALRKERIVAAGVMNAVLPVRRDATGALAAIGEAGSPLESIVLCLLNDELQVEELDKLTARIRMVASDAATVQRDAVAMGDRMTAVAAAAAAAGTPDGQEAAAFLEWAKNEGFEPFGYAYYVVKAGERELERDLGSRIGVLKDTAHPVYGDCLASIPGDLDTLSRRADTLSIVKADVGGTLHRDQPLDFIGVRDTDAQGRILGEHCFIGLFTRAATSTPLARLPFARGRVAKVLGIAGVRQEGFRAEKFIEILESLPRNEALEAEPEWLAEVCSAVVSLYKQPRAKVFARRDVYRRHLNVLVYLPRERFSAAVAASLAAALKESSGARDVDVQTLVADGPLARVYLIAHAARYPLDLETDLQAPLLGVLDGWHDRFAQLTNSVDESRLRSLMRKVVPTLPVSFVSATAPETAFRDVHALLTRCRPDRVTARIEQDDAAGTSIRLYSSETVPSLSRILPALQNAGIAVDREQTFRHTGLDGVRRYVTALSVDAESAAKLTKPGIGKVAEELFSALFNDEAEDGRMNGLTIEGGLSLREVQLVRAYISYWRQLGSKFSVRYMAETLRAQPGLVKEFVNGFMQRFDPALTDEQRNEGSSALYLLKTSLPGVNHADTEEIMAALIDLALATVRTNYFQNSGEKIIFKVDTSDLALAPEPRPFREIYVFSRRFEGVHLRGGPVARGGLRWSDRMEDYRTEVLGLVKAQMVKNAVIVPAGSKGGFVCKQMPKDAARDVVAAEGEAVYRLFIASLLEVTDNRVRGEIVPPEATVRHDQDDPYLVVAADKGTATFSDIANSIAVQRGFWLGDAFASGGSNGYDHKKMGITAKGAFEAVKRHFYELGHDLANNPITMTGVGDMSGDVFGNGVLLSRQLKLVAAFDHRHIFLDPTPDVEVSFKERERMFALPRSSWEDYDKSLISAGGGVYPRNARSIELSPQIREALQIEETSLPPQELMHRIVKAPVDLFYNGGIGTYIKASTETHAQVKDRANDQIRVNGNELRCKVVSEGGNLGATQAGRIEFALAGGRIFTDAIDNSAGVDCSDHEVNVKIWLDTEVNAGQLSETDRNRTLNEMTGEIERLVLRDNTLQTHLLTREVQAQATGAVVDGYIALIANLEAEGAVSRELEQLPSDAELLRRKALGLGLTAPELAVVIANVKNRFKRTLAALPLTDEVWADSLLRPYFPAQLVATRDPLDHPLANAILATVLANEAVNRCGPLMLRDLALEHRIDDTEVVKAWAKAWAALHLAPVFDALDADALVVPRDVSVSVDNRTRALQRATIEGVLSLPPGSQGLDELSTLFAEADESAAAKFRSEADGHTGLPPQFAAAWKAVEIIESQASFLFAAVSVPRPEGMSLLQFLQVGTLLRQQVGIDTLELGLKLPAQSKSQEQLRNYALQSLRRAQQRLLLQVIEHAGHNGNDMQAAVDEVTAARGLTGFAPPTELEQAMLDVWALSEGLSPERLAA, encoded by the coding sequence ATGAAAGATATGCCCAACGATTTGCGCGGCCAGACGCTGGCGCTGATCAACGAGAATGGTTCGGCCAATCAATCGGCCGGCAGCGCGCAGGTCAATGCCTTGATCGCCGCCTGGCTCGAGTCGCTCGACGACGAAGACCTGGCCGGCACCGCGCCGCAAAGCCTGGCGCCCGTGCTGGTCGACGGTTTCTCGCAACTGGCCCAGCGCACCGGCCCTGGCGCGCAGATCGCCACGATGGGTTATTCGGACGGTCGCGGCGGCAAGGCCACCGCACTCTTGATTCTCAACGATGACCGCCCGTACCTGGTCGACTCGTTCGTCATGGCACTGCGCAAGGAGCGCATCGTCGCCGCCGGCGTCATGAACGCCGTGCTGCCGGTACGCCGCGACGCCACCGGCGCATTGGCCGCCATCGGCGAAGCGGGCAGCCCGCTCGAATCCATCGTCCTGTGCCTGCTGAACGACGAACTGCAGGTCGAAGAACTCGACAAGCTGACCGCGCGCATCCGCATGGTCGCCAGCGACGCTGCCACCGTGCAGCGCGACGCCGTCGCCATGGGCGACCGCATGACCGCCGTGGCCGCAGCCGCTGCCGCCGCCGGCACGCCGGACGGCCAGGAAGCCGCCGCGTTCCTCGAATGGGCCAAGAACGAAGGCTTCGAGCCGTTCGGCTACGCCTACTACGTCGTCAAGGCGGGCGAGCGCGAACTCGAACGCGATCTGGGCAGCCGCATCGGCGTGCTGAAAGACACCGCGCATCCGGTGTATGGCGATTGCCTGGCCAGTATCCCGGGTGACCTCGATACGCTCTCGCGCCGCGCTGACACGCTCTCGATCGTCAAGGCCGACGTGGGCGGCACGCTGCACCGCGACCAGCCGCTGGACTTCATCGGCGTGCGCGACACCGACGCGCAGGGCCGCATCCTGGGCGAGCATTGCTTCATTGGCCTGTTCACCCGCGCCGCCACCTCGACCCCGCTGGCGCGCCTGCCGTTCGCCCGTGGCCGCGTGGCCAAGGTGCTCGGCATCGCCGGCGTGCGCCAGGAAGGTTTCCGCGCCGAGAAATTCATTGAGATCCTCGAATCGCTGCCGCGCAACGAAGCGCTGGAAGCCGAGCCGGAATGGCTGGCCGAAGTCTGCAGCGCCGTGGTGTCGCTGTACAAGCAGCCGCGCGCCAAGGTGTTTGCCCGCCGCGACGTGTATCGCCGTCACCTGAACGTGCTGGTGTACCTGCCGCGCGAGCGCTTCAGCGCTGCCGTGGCCGCGAGCCTGGCAGCCGCCCTGAAGGAAAGCTCGGGCGCGCGCGACGTCGACGTCCAGACCCTGGTGGCCGATGGCCCGCTGGCACGCGTGTACCTGATCGCGCACGCGGCCCGCTATCCGCTCGACCTGGAAACCGACCTGCAGGCCCCGCTGCTGGGCGTGCTCGATGGCTGGCATGACCGCTTTGCCCAGCTGACCAACAGCGTCGATGAAAGCCGCCTGCGCAGCCTGATGCGCAAGGTGGTGCCGACGCTGCCGGTGAGTTTTGTCTCCGCCACTGCGCCCGAAACGGCATTCCGCGACGTGCACGCGCTGTTGACGCGCTGCCGTCCGGATCGCGTGACCGCCCGCATCGAGCAGGATGACGCTGCCGGTACCTCGATCCGCCTGTATTCGAGCGAGACCGTGCCGTCGCTGTCGCGCATCCTGCCGGCGCTGCAGAACGCCGGCATCGCGGTCGACCGCGAGCAGACCTTCCGCCACACCGGCCTGGATGGCGTGCGCCGCTACGTGACCGCGCTGTCGGTCGACGCCGAAAGCGCCGCCAAACTCACCAAGCCGGGGATCGGCAAAGTGGCCGAAGAATTGTTCTCGGCCCTGTTCAATGACGAAGCCGAAGATGGCCGCATGAACGGCCTGACCATCGAAGGCGGCCTGTCGCTGCGCGAAGTGCAGCTGGTGCGCGCCTACATCAGCTACTGGCGTCAGCTCGGCTCGAAGTTTTCGGTGCGCTACATGGCCGAAACGCTGCGCGCCCAGCCTGGCCTGGTCAAGGAATTCGTCAATGGCTTCATGCAGCGCTTCGATCCGGCCCTGACCGACGAACAACGCAACGAAGGCAGCAGCGCGCTGTACCTGCTGAAAACCAGCCTGCCGGGCGTGAACCACGCCGACACCGAAGAAATCATGGCCGCGCTGATCGACCTGGCGCTGGCCACCGTGCGTACCAACTACTTCCAGAACAGCGGCGAAAAGATCATCTTCAAGGTCGACACGAGCGACCTGGCGCTGGCGCCGGAGCCGCGGCCGTTCCGCGAAATCTATGTGTTCTCGCGCCGCTTCGAAGGCGTGCACCTGCGCGGCGGCCCGGTCGCCCGCGGCGGTCTGCGCTGGTCGGACCGCATGGAAGACTACCGCACTGAGGTGCTGGGCCTGGTGAAGGCGCAGATGGTCAAGAACGCCGTCATCGTGCCGGCCGGCTCGAAAGGCGGCTTTGTCTGCAAGCAGATGCCGAAGGATGCGGCGCGCGACGTGGTCGCCGCCGAGGGCGAAGCCGTCTACCGCCTGTTCATTGCCAGCCTGCTGGAAGTGACCGACAACCGCGTGCGCGGCGAGATCGTGCCGCCAGAGGCGACCGTGCGTCACGACCAGGACGATCCGTACCTGGTGGTGGCCGCCGACAAGGGCACCGCGACGTTCTCGGACATCGCCAACAGCATCGCCGTGCAGCGCGGCTTCTGGCTGGGCGACGCGTTCGCGTCGGGCGGCTCGAACGGTTACGACCACAAGAAGATGGGCATCACCGCCAAGGGCGCGTTCGAAGCGGTCAAGCGCCACTTCTATGAACTGGGCCATGACCTGGCCAACAACCCGATCACGATGACCGGTGTGGGCGACATGTCGGGCGACGTGTTCGGCAACGGCGTGCTGCTGTCGCGCCAGCTGAAACTGGTGGCGGCGTTCGACCACCGCCACATCTTCCTGGACCCGACGCCGGACGTCGAAGTCTCGTTCAAGGAACGCGAGCGCATGTTCGCGCTGCCACGCTCGTCGTGGGAAGACTATGACAAGAGCCTGATCTCGGCCGGCGGCGGCGTGTACCCGCGCAATGCCCGCTCGATCGAACTCTCGCCGCAGATCCGCGAGGCGCTGCAGATCGAAGAGACATCGCTGCCGCCACAGGAACTGATGCACCGCATCGTCAAGGCGCCGGTCGACCTGTTCTACAACGGCGGCATCGGTACCTATATCAAGGCCTCGACCGAGACGCATGCACAGGTGAAGGACCGCGCCAACGACCAGATCCGCGTCAACGGCAATGAGCTGCGCTGCAAGGTGGTGAGCGAAGGCGGCAATCTGGGCGCGACCCAGGCCGGCCGCATCGAGTTCGCGCTCGCCGGTGGCCGCATCTTCACCGATGCGATCGACAACTCGGCCGGCGTGGATTGCTCGGACCATGAAGTCAACGTCAAGATCTGGCTCGACACCGAAGTCAATGCCGGTCAGTTGTCGGAAACGGACCGTAACCGCACGCTGAACGAAATGACGGGTGAAATCGAGCGCCTGGTCCTGCGCGACAACACGCTGCAGACGCATTTGCTGACGCGCGAAGTGCAGGCGCAAGCCACAGGCGCGGTGGTCGATGGCTACATCGCCCTGATCGCCAACCTGGAAGCCGAAGGCGCCGTCTCGCGCGAGCTCGAACAGCTCCCGAGCGACGCCGAACTGCTGCGCCGCAAGGCGCTGGGCCTGGGCCTGACCGCGCCGGAACTGGCCGTGGTCATTGCCAACGTCAAGAACCGCTTCAAGCGTACGCTGGCTGCACTGCCGCTGACCGACGAAGTCTGGGCCGATTCGCTGCTGCGGCCTTACTTCCCGGCGCAACTGGTCGCCACCCGCGATCCGCTGGACCATCCGCTGGCCAACGCCATCCTGGCCACCGTGCTGGCCAACGAAGCCGTCAACCGCTGCGGTCCGCTGATGCTGCGCGACCTGGCGCTGGAACACCGCATCGACGACACCGAAGTCGTCAAGGCGTGGGCCAAGGCCTGGGCTGCGCTGCACCTGGCGCCGGTGTTCGATGCGCTCGACGCCGACGCCCTGGTGGTGCCGCGCGACGTGTCGGTCTCGGTCGACAACCGCACACGCGCGCTGCAACGCGCCACGATCGAAGGCGTGCTGTCGCTGCCACCTGGCTCGCAAGGCCTGGACGAGCTCTCGACGCTGTTCGCCGAAGCCGACGAGAGTGCGGCCGCCAAGTTCCGCTCCGAGGCCGATGGCCACACGGGCCTGCCGCCGCAGTTTGCAGCGGCCTGGAAGGCGGTCGAGATCATCGAGTCGCAAGCCTCGTTCCTGTTCGCGGCGGTCTCGGTGCCACGGCCAGAGGGCATGTCGCTGCTGCAGTTCCTGCAGGTCGGCACCTTGCTGCGCCAGCAGGTCGGCATCGACACGCTGGAACTGGGCCTGAAGCTGCCGGCGCAGAGCAAGTCGCAGGAACAGCTGCGCAACTACGCGCTGCAGTCGCTGCGCCGCGCGCAACAGCGCCTGCTGCTGCAGGTGATCGAGCATGCGGGCCACAACGGCAACGACATGCAGGCAGCGGTGGACGAAGTGACCGCCGCGCGCGGGTTGACGGGCTTTGCCCCGCCGACCGAATTGGAGCAGGCGATGCTGGACGTGTGGGCGCTGTCGGAAGGCCTCTCGCCAGAACGTCTGGCTGCATAA
- a CDS encoding DUF2807 domain-containing protein, which produces MRTLIALAALAALAGCAIIVAPQDGSDMRFHTSWSSGTTEGNGVAARDARAIAALPALDVSGALPVDVRVGPVASLVVEADSNLLPLIRTETQGDTLRIWSEQNLRSKTPLRIIYTTPRLTEVRASGATRVDVSGLNGAPLDVRKSGSASVTLAGTAGNLHARASGSGLLDAARLTSNSIDVTLSGSSRMRLGPVSGEVARMELSGSSSLEASGAVRSLNARVSGSASADLAGLTTQDADLGASGGSSIRATVRQSLFARTSGSGGIRVYGQPAQRSMTGERIHLLD; this is translated from the coding sequence ATGCGTACCCTCATCGCCCTTGCCGCTCTTGCTGCCCTTGCCGGCTGCGCCATCATCGTTGCGCCGCAGGATGGCAGCGACATGCGCTTTCATACGTCGTGGAGCAGCGGTACGACGGAGGGGAACGGTGTCGCGGCGCGTGATGCCCGCGCCATCGCGGCGCTGCCGGCGCTGGACGTGAGCGGCGCGCTGCCGGTCGATGTGCGCGTGGGGCCGGTGGCGTCGCTGGTGGTGGAAGCCGACAGCAACCTGCTGCCGCTGATTCGCACCGAAACGCAGGGCGACACGCTGCGCATCTGGTCCGAGCAGAACCTGCGCAGCAAGACGCCGCTGCGCATCATCTACACGACGCCGCGCCTGACCGAGGTGCGCGCGTCGGGCGCGACCCGCGTCGACGTGAGCGGCCTGAATGGCGCGCCGCTGGACGTGCGCAAGAGCGGTTCGGCCAGCGTGACGCTGGCCGGCACCGCCGGCAACCTGCATGCGCGGGCGAGCGGCTCCGGTCTACTGGATGCGGCCCGGCTCACCAGCAACAGCATCGATGTCACGCTGTCCGGGTCGAGCCGGATGCGCCTCGGACCGGTCAGCGGCGAGGTCGCGCGCATGGAGCTGAGTGGATCGAGTTCGCTCGAGGCCAGTGGCGCGGTGCGCTCGCTCAACGCCCGCGTGAGCGGCTCGGCCAGCGCCGACCTGGCGGGCCTGACGACGCAGGACGCCGACCTGGGCGCGAGCGGCGGCAGCAGCATCCGGGCCACGGTCAGGCAGTCACTGTTTGCCCGTACCTCGGGCTCGGGCGGCATCCGCGTGTATGGCCAGCCGGCCCAGCGCAGCATGACGGGCGAGCGCATCCACCTGCTCGATTGA
- a CDS encoding succinylglutamate desuccinylase — MSTAAAAGLPEAVRALAEADFGAVAQRFRDAGFVVALPASGILTVRAATPDANRPSVLVSVGVHGDETGPIEMVAYLVDALSRSASALAVDLMLCVGHIDAIRAGKRFIDADLNRMFRAERGSLAGTFEAGRADVLIEATRAFFEGSGPARWHLDLHTAIRPSHYPMFAIVPELIADAAREGLMGWLGEAGIEAIIMNPESAGTYSYFTAEHLGAASSTVELGRVGTLGQNDLSQFAAASSALDRLLRGQPAQPATAPPRVFATAQSIIKLSDAFSMRVGRETWNFTPMQKGDVIAQDGATTYTVQHDEELVVFPNPDVRVGLRAGIMVVRIR; from the coding sequence ATGAGCACCGCAGCTGCAGCAGGGTTGCCGGAAGCGGTGCGCGCGCTGGCCGAAGCCGACTTCGGCGCGGTCGCGCAGCGTTTTCGTGACGCCGGCTTTGTCGTCGCGTTGCCAGCGTCGGGCATCCTGACGGTGCGCGCCGCAACGCCGGACGCCAACCGCCCCAGCGTGCTGGTGTCGGTCGGCGTGCATGGTGACGAGACGGGGCCGATCGAGATGGTGGCGTATCTGGTCGACGCGCTGTCGCGTTCCGCCAGTGCGCTGGCGGTGGACCTGATGCTTTGTGTCGGGCATATCGACGCCATTCGCGCCGGCAAGCGTTTCATCGACGCAGACCTGAACCGGATGTTCCGCGCCGAACGCGGCTCCCTCGCCGGGACATTCGAGGCAGGGCGCGCCGATGTGCTGATCGAGGCGACCCGCGCGTTTTTCGAGGGCAGTGGCCCGGCGCGCTGGCACCTCGACCTGCACACGGCGATCAGGCCGTCGCACTATCCGATGTTCGCGATCGTGCCGGAACTGATTGCCGACGCAGCGCGCGAGGGATTGATGGGGTGGCTGGGCGAGGCAGGGATCGAAGCGATCATCATGAACCCCGAATCGGCCGGCACCTACAGTTACTTCACCGCCGAGCATCTCGGCGCGGCCAGCAGCACGGTCGAACTGGGTCGTGTTGGCACGCTGGGGCAGAATGACCTGTCGCAGTTTGCCGCCGCCTCAAGCGCGCTGGATCGCCTGCTGCGCGGCCAACCGGCGCAGCCAGCAACGGCGCCACCGCGCGTGTTCGCAACAGCGCAGTCGATCATCAAGCTGTCCGACGCGTTCAGCATGCGGGTAGGGCGCGAGACCTGGAACTTCACGCCGATGCAAAAAGGTGACGTCATCGCGCAGGATGGTGCAACGACCTACACGGTGCAGCACGACGAAGAACTGGTCGTGTTCCCGAACCCGGATGTCCGGGTGGGACTACGCGCCGGAATCATGGTAGTGCGCATCCGGTAA